A single Vulcanisaeta distributa DSM 14429 DNA region contains:
- a CDS encoding DUF1641 domain-containing protein has product MSTEIPTKVIEELIKDMDKDKAMIDMLNKLLLLYKSGAFDTAVELLMTVKNVSSVITDSMIDNLALTLRELAPLIDALANNPLLKLLGESLNDTEVDKAIIKAKEKGVSLGDVIGLMRNNDVLTGLYVFLTVMKSLGRKVREFKAEG; this is encoded by the coding sequence ATGAGCACGGAGATTCCGACTAAGGTTATTGAGGAATTAATTAAGGACATGGATAAGGATAAAGCAATGATTGACATGCTAAATAAACTACTACTTCTCTACAAGTCTGGCGCATTTGATACTGCAGTTGAGTTATTAATGACGGTTAAGAACGTATCATCAGTAATTACAGATAGTATGATTGACAACCTGGCACTAACGTTAAGGGAATTAGCACCACTAATTGATGCGCTTGCCAATAACCCATTACTGAAGTTGCTTGGTGAATCATTAAATGATACTGAGGTTGATAAGGCAATAATTAAGGCTAAAGAAAAGGGGGTTAGCCTAGGTGATGTGATTGGACTTATGAGAAACAATGACGTGTTAACGGGCCTATACGTATTTTTAACAGTCATGAAGTCCCTGGGTAGGAAGGTTAGGGAATTTAAGGCTGAAGGTTAA
- a CDS encoding respiratory nitrate reductase subunit gamma: MNYAYLIVFGYVPYIAVVIFIVGIIFRLVRWLMPKALTGLYNVNATVNDDSYGKITIEILKRIFLFYTLPGTDTALFVGSVLFHWGIWIALVGHLGLLIPPAQLGAMGISPTMHVLLAKVIGGLGGVMALVGMLILIGRRLIDRSVKVGNFVVKLPMRSLSYLDDYFADALLLLIILLGLIQTLWLESVEPGFFEYSVAPWIWNLASFNVDKAISYIMAAPPITLAHVILAMIFIAYFPWGKMMHLFSFIYISPTVARPSIKIRVKSIPG; this comes from the coding sequence ATGAATTACGCATACCTAATCGTGTTTGGGTATGTACCGTACATCGCCGTTGTAATATTCATAGTTGGGATAATATTTAGGCTAGTCAGGTGGTTAATGCCGAAGGCATTGACGGGGCTTTATAACGTTAATGCGACAGTGAACGATGATTCCTATGGTAAAATAACGATTGAGATACTCAAGAGGATATTCCTATTCTATACGTTGCCGGGCACTGACACGGCACTGTTCGTGGGCTCAGTACTCTTTCACTGGGGTATTTGGATAGCCCTCGTGGGCCACCTCGGCCTATTAATACCGCCTGCGCAGCTCGGGGCCATGGGCATTTCACCTACAATGCATGTGTTATTGGCTAAGGTTATCGGTGGCTTAGGCGGTGTTATGGCATTGGTTGGAATGTTGATCCTCATTGGTAGGAGGTTAATTGATAGGAGCGTTAAGGTTGGCAACTTCGTTGTTAAACTGCCAATGAGAAGTCTCAGTTACCTCGATGATTACTTCGCGGATGCACTACTCCTATTAATAATATTATTAGGTCTTATACAAACTTTATGGCTTGAGTCTGTTGAGCCTGGATTCTTCGAGTATTCAGTCGCTCCCTGGATTTGGAACCTAGCATCATTCAATGTGGATAAGGCAATTAGCTACATTATGGCTGCGCCGCCGATCACGTTAGCCCACGTAATACTAGCCATGATATTCATAGCCTACTTCCCGTGGGGCAAGATGATGCACCTATTCTCATTCATATACATATCGCCCACGGTGGCTAGGCCATCAATTAAGATTAGGGTTAAGTCAATACCAGGGTGA
- a CDS encoding TusE/DsrC/DsvC family sulfur relay protein, which yields MPVTCPGEYEVNGKKVILDEDCFLQNPEVWDERIAEWMARNLEGVQQMTERHWRVVRYLRQYWETYGVCPPIKMLLKETGETLEGIYELFPDGPAHGACKVAGAPKPTGCV from the coding sequence ATGCCAGTAACCTGTCCAGGGGAATATGAAGTTAATGGGAAGAAGGTAATACTTGATGAGGATTGTTTTTTGCAGAATCCTGAGGTTTGGGATGAGAGGATTGCTGAGTGGATGGCTAGGAATCTTGAGGGTGTTCAGCAGATGACTGAGAGGCATTGGAGGGTTGTTAGGTATCTTAGGCAGTACTGGGAGACCTATGGAGTATGCCCACCAATAAAAATGCTCCTAAAAGAAACAGGAGAAACACTAGAGGGAATCTACGAACTATTCCCAGACGGACCAGCCCACGGAGCATGCAAAGTAGCAGGAGCACCAAAACCAACAGGATGCGTATAA
- a CDS encoding sulfite reductase subunit alpha, protein MSTQTSQPSDLERGMKMLEYLEGGPWPSYVAELRKTKYPIEAYAEGLAKKYTPWLSGSFRVRYVFSGILARRSRDGKFVEIHFRTYVPAGRFYSTSYLRKVVEVAKRYGIGLLELGGNTGALVLNMIAEKADEAVDAIRTIMGSDVGGSGDTFREFYACPGPALCEFALYDTLHAMDYIRSHPAIYRYLNTQMFPYKIKFKFSGCPMDCATANSRADFALIGTWVGAPEVDQGLFRKMVEEGKINPKEIVDSCPSKAIIWDEEKKELRIDGSKCLKAMNCIRRAFPAIKPGKNRKIALLIGAHAQGHFGPKLAKAVALLDSIEEVIPFAEELVNKYMELAPRRHRIGDMIIRRGFKVISEVADKTLPNKPRGTPSTHLRISIGAVLTDDERRLYEDWSRQLVSEYFGGGSSTG, encoded by the coding sequence ATGTCAACCCAAACAAGCCAGCCAAGCGACCTTGAGCGTGGCATGAAGATGCTGGAGTATCTTGAGGGTGGTCCTTGGCCTAGTTATGTGGCTGAGCTTAGGAAGACGAAGTACCCGATTGAGGCCTACGCCGAGGGCCTAGCCAAGAAGTACACGCCTTGGTTAAGTGGATCCTTCAGGGTTAGATACGTATTCAGCGGAATACTAGCCAGAAGAAGCAGAGATGGAAAGTTCGTTGAAATACACTTTAGAACCTATGTACCTGCTGGTAGATTCTACTCAACGAGTTATCTAAGGAAAGTCGTTGAGGTGGCTAAAAGGTACGGAATCGGCTTACTAGAACTTGGCGGTAACACTGGCGCATTAGTCCTTAACATGATTGCAGAAAAGGCGGATGAGGCTGTTGATGCAATAAGGACGATAATGGGTAGCGACGTTGGTGGCTCTGGCGACACGTTCAGGGAGTTCTACGCATGCCCTGGCCCTGCCCTATGTGAATTCGCATTATACGATACATTACATGCCATGGATTACATTAGATCACATCCAGCAATTTATAGGTATCTCAATACACAGATGTTCCCGTACAAAATAAAGTTCAAGTTTAGTGGTTGTCCAATGGACTGCGCCACAGCAAACTCAAGGGCCGACTTCGCATTAATCGGCACTTGGGTTGGTGCACCAGAGGTTGATCAGGGGCTATTCAGGAAAATGGTCGAGGAAGGTAAGATAAACCCGAAGGAAATCGTTGATTCATGCCCATCAAAGGCCATTATCTGGGATGAGGAGAAGAAGGAGCTAAGGATAGATGGGTCTAAGTGCCTTAAGGCCATGAATTGCATTAGGAGGGCGTTCCCGGCGATTAAGCCAGGTAAAAACAGGAAAATAGCATTACTCATTGGAGCGCACGCCCAGGGCCACTTTGGACCTAAGTTAGCCAAGGCTGTGGCACTCCTAGACTCAATAGAGGAGGTCATACCATTCGCTGAGGAATTAGTCAATAAGTACATGGAGCTAGCGCCACGTAGGCATAGGATTGGCGATATGATAATTAGGAGGGGTTTCAAGGTAATTAGTGAGGTGGCTGATAAGACATTGCCTAATAAGCCAAGGGGTACGCCGTCTACGCACTTAAGGATTTCTATTGGTGCTGTTTTGACTGATGATGAGAGGAGGTTGTATGAGGATTGGTCGAGGCAGTTGGTGAGTGAGTACTTTGGAGGTGGTTCTAGCACGGGGTGA
- a CDS encoding NAD(P)/FAD-dependent oxidoreductase: MKRIAIMGGNFSGIVVANKLAKRLRWSVAKGDVEIALFDRSPKYLIHAMLPLITFGSMSERYAVGDKAELLDSRIKYFFGKSGEVVNVDLANRTLTLADGSKYSYDYLVIASGADYVPEEVPGLLKDYHTYYTLEGALELRNILQGFNKGTIVELFVEPPIKCPIAPLKFGLMLDDYLRDRGVRGNVDVMLLYPTDHLHAQPEVNKLGKILLEERGVKYIFNFSVSEIRPEEKVVISDKGEKIKYDLLITIPPHRGAKAIRDSGIGDPYGFVPCDRYTLQYRKGKTKYDEVYVIGDATALEVAKAASVAHYQSDVVVENLVHDIAGEGSQVRYKGETICPMLTDLYTQHGRGRAWLPWWDYKVNELTFITTRFGWWFIRAFYLSLPLTMRGLA, translated from the coding sequence ATGAAGAGGATTGCCATCATGGGGGGCAACTTCTCCGGAATAGTCGTGGCTAATAAACTCGCCAAGAGACTTAGGTGGTCCGTGGCTAAGGGTGACGTGGAAATTGCATTATTCGATAGAAGTCCTAAGTACTTAATTCACGCGATGCTACCATTAATAACCTTTGGATCAATGAGTGAAAGGTACGCCGTTGGTGATAAGGCAGAGTTGCTAGATTCTAGGATTAAGTACTTCTTCGGTAAGTCAGGCGAGGTGGTTAATGTTGACCTGGCTAATAGGACATTGACGCTGGCTGATGGTAGTAAATATTCCTATGATTACCTCGTAATAGCGAGCGGCGCGGATTACGTACCTGAGGAGGTGCCCGGCTTATTAAAGGACTATCACACGTACTACACGCTTGAGGGGGCTCTGGAACTTAGGAATATTCTTCAGGGCTTCAACAAGGGTACAATTGTTGAGCTCTTCGTTGAGCCGCCGATTAAGTGCCCAATAGCACCGTTAAAATTTGGCCTGATGCTTGATGATTATCTCAGGGATAGGGGTGTGCGTGGTAATGTCGATGTAATGCTCCTCTATCCCACGGACCACTTACATGCGCAGCCCGAGGTTAATAAGTTAGGTAAAATCCTACTTGAGGAACGCGGTGTTAAGTATATTTTCAACTTCTCAGTGTCTGAGATAAGGCCTGAGGAAAAGGTAGTGATTAGTGATAAGGGTGAGAAGATTAAGTATGACTTATTAATAACAATACCACCACATAGAGGCGCCAAGGCCATTAGGGATTCAGGTATTGGGGACCCATACGGCTTCGTGCCCTGTGACAGGTATACCCTACAATACCGTAAGGGTAAAACTAAGTATGATGAGGTTTACGTAATAGGTGACGCCACAGCTCTTGAGGTTGCGAAGGCGGCATCAGTGGCTCACTATCAATCTGATGTGGTTGTTGAGAATTTAGTACATGATATAGCTGGCGAGGGCTCACAGGTTAGGTATAAGGGTGAGACAATATGCCCAATGCTCACGGACCTCTATACACAGCATGGTAGGGGTAGGGCATGGCTTCCGTGGTGGGACTATAAGGTCAACGAGTTAACCTTCATAACGACTAGGTTTGGTTGGTGGTTCATAAGGGCATTCTACCTATCATTACCATTAACCATGAGGGGATTAGCATGA
- the dsrB gene encoding dissimilatory-type sulfite reductase subunit beta, translating into MGMSLTVTPEPRDRMNKRLPMPFSTQLPEIIRNNYGKWVDRRFHGNGIIEHISETGDRVFTIKVGLPPNSRVSVDTLEKFIEIADKYGLGVVRATRGMNLEFITDSLDKALKIKEEVEKLGFPVGGWGASLWHITSCTAYLTCTTAVVDAPSITQVLYNHLKPFFTGEEKLPAKLMIFVAGCPNICGGTLAGDIVIVGHYGQAPRPDPEKIKFCLPASAEALKRAVPDVAAVCPVGAIKVFGKPDGSVGIEVDERKCIACSRCKNVCDYFDWDPAKIGVAVFVGGKTSNTGTGPRLPYKVIPWLPVNPPEYREIVAAVRKIIDVWRREAKPGERLGDFIDRIGIDEFMNRLGVPRTRHNRCEEISWNFGVRQFITYM; encoded by the coding sequence ATGGGCATGAGTCTGACCGTAACCCCCGAACCTAGGGATAGGATGAATAAGAGGTTGCCAATGCCCTTCTCCACCCAATTACCTGAGATAATTAGGAATAACTATGGTAAGTGGGTTGATAGGAGGTTTCATGGTAATGGGATTATCGAGCACATATCAGAGACCGGCGATAGGGTATTCACCATAAAGGTAGGTTTACCACCAAACAGTAGGGTGAGCGTCGATACGCTTGAGAAGTTCATAGAGATCGCCGATAAGTACGGCTTAGGCGTTGTTAGGGCTACTAGGGGTATGAACCTTGAGTTCATAACCGACAGCCTCGACAAAGCACTAAAGATCAAGGAGGAAGTCGAAAAACTAGGCTTCCCAGTAGGAGGATGGGGCGCCTCGCTATGGCACATAACATCATGCACGGCCTACCTAACCTGTACAACGGCTGTCGTTGATGCACCATCAATAACTCAAGTCCTCTACAACCATCTGAAGCCCTTCTTCACTGGCGAGGAGAAATTACCAGCTAAGCTTATGATCTTCGTAGCAGGTTGTCCAAACATATGCGGAGGCACGTTGGCTGGGGACATAGTTATTGTTGGTCATTATGGTCAAGCGCCTAGGCCTGACCCGGAGAAGATAAAGTTCTGCCTACCGGCCAGTGCCGAGGCCCTTAAGAGGGCAGTGCCCGACGTGGCGGCAGTCTGCCCCGTTGGCGCGATTAAGGTGTTCGGTAAGCCAGATGGTTCAGTTGGTATTGAGGTTGATGAGAGGAAGTGCATAGCATGTAGCAGGTGTAAGAATGTGTGTGACTACTTTGATTGGGATCCCGCAAAGATTGGTGTGGCGGTGTTCGTGGGTGGTAAGACTAGTAATACGGGCACGGGACCGAGGCTACCCTATAAGGTTATTCCATGGCTACCGGTCAATCCGCCGGAGTATAGGGAGATCGTGGCAGCCGTGAGAAAAATAATCGATGTATGGAGGAGGGAGGCCAAGCCTGGTGAGAGGCTTGGTGATTTCATTGATAGGATTGGTATTGATGAGTTTATGAATAGGCTTGGTGTTCCTAGGACTAGGCATAATAGGTGTGAGGAGATTTCCTGGAATTTTGGCGTTAGGCAGTTCATAACGTATATGTGA
- a CDS encoding HEPN domain-containing protein, whose product MNNLEMAKSYINQAMERIKHAKEALNSGNYPYVVRQCQEAVELLLKAALRIVSVEPPRWHDVGPVLRRERSKFPEWFQEHIDELASISRSLRKEREFSMYGDEESGIPPEELYTRIDAERALNDAEKVLSLVKKLFNEAGGL is encoded by the coding sequence TTGAATAATCTCGAGATGGCTAAGTCCTACATTAACCAGGCTATGGAAAGGATAAAGCATGCAAAGGAGGCGCTAAACAGTGGTAATTACCCATACGTGGTTAGGCAGTGCCAGGAAGCCGTTGAGTTGTTGCTTAAGGCGGCATTGAGAATTGTTAGTGTGGAACCACCAAGGTGGCATGATGTTGGTCCAGTGCTTAGGAGGGAACGTAGTAAATTCCCGGAGTGGTTTCAGGAACACATTGATGAATTAGCGTCGATATCGAGAAGTCTTAGGAAGGAAAGGGAGTTCTCGATGTATGGTGATGAAGAGAGCGGGATACCTCCTGAGGAATTGTACACGAGGATAGATGCTGAGAGAGCACTTAATGATGCTGAGAAGGTTCTCTCATTGGTTAAAAAGTTATTTAATGAAGCAGGTGGATTATGA